A genomic segment from Amycolatopsis camponoti encodes:
- a CDS encoding tannase/feruloyl esterase family alpha/beta hydrolase yields MRRIPKFLAAAVPLLLTGLVPLAPSAAAATPTCAAVSVPAPAGAKIESVQAERKTAYCQITVTLTHDGHDHVKVAVALPDTGWTGRLQALGGSAYAAGNFDGLAQAVKDGYTGVTTDAGVSLDGLDTSWALTAPGKVDQTLLTDFATRSVHEEALIGKAVTQRYYHRPATYSYWTGCSTGGRQGYSEAQNHPGDFDGILANAPAVDWTQFAVATLWPQVVMNQSHDFPSTCVLSAFRQAAVQACDARDGVTNGIVDRPDECGYDPRGLVGTKVVCDGQEFTVTAADAEVMRKIWAGPTDERGRKLWAGLPKGADFTWLAGTTPGPDGTLVAPGFPVAVKWVQSFVEKQAGFDTSKLTYAQYADVFRQSVREYDDVIGTSDPDLSAFRRAGGKLITFVGANDQLIPPGGTLSYRRQVERTMGGAQRVNDFYRLFSAPGVEHCFGGGGPEPTNALGQLVGWVEHGQAPVTLTAASADGKTRDLCPLPSVSRYDGHGDPAVASSYRCR; encoded by the coding sequence ATGAGACGCATCCCGAAGTTCTTGGCGGCCGCCGTGCCGCTCCTGCTGACCGGCCTGGTCCCGCTCGCACCGAGCGCGGCCGCCGCGACGCCGACCTGCGCCGCCGTGTCGGTCCCCGCACCGGCCGGCGCGAAGATCGAGTCGGTGCAGGCGGAACGCAAGACCGCGTACTGCCAGATCACCGTCACCCTGACCCACGACGGCCACGACCACGTCAAGGTCGCCGTGGCCCTGCCCGACACCGGCTGGACCGGACGGCTGCAGGCCCTCGGCGGCAGCGCCTACGCCGCCGGCAACTTCGACGGGCTCGCCCAGGCCGTCAAGGACGGCTACACCGGCGTGACGACCGACGCGGGCGTGTCCCTCGACGGGCTCGACACGTCGTGGGCGCTGACCGCCCCCGGCAAGGTCGACCAGACACTCCTGACCGACTTCGCCACCCGTTCGGTGCACGAAGAGGCACTGATCGGTAAGGCCGTCACGCAGCGGTACTACCACCGCCCGGCGACGTACTCGTACTGGACCGGCTGCTCGACCGGCGGCCGCCAGGGCTACTCCGAGGCGCAGAACCACCCCGGCGACTTCGACGGCATCCTGGCCAACGCCCCGGCCGTCGACTGGACGCAGTTCGCCGTCGCGACGCTGTGGCCGCAGGTCGTCATGAACCAGAGCCACGACTTCCCCAGCACCTGCGTGCTTTCCGCGTTCCGCCAGGCGGCGGTCCAGGCGTGCGACGCGCGGGACGGCGTCACCAACGGCATCGTCGACCGGCCGGACGAGTGCGGCTACGACCCGCGCGGCCTCGTCGGCACGAAGGTCGTCTGCGACGGCCAGGAGTTCACCGTCACGGCGGCGGACGCCGAGGTCATGCGCAAGATCTGGGCGGGCCCGACCGACGAACGCGGCCGCAAGCTGTGGGCCGGGCTCCCCAAGGGCGCGGACTTCACCTGGCTGGCCGGCACGACGCCGGGCCCCGACGGGACGCTCGTCGCGCCGGGCTTCCCGGTGGCCGTCAAGTGGGTGCAATCGTTCGTGGAGAAGCAGGCCGGCTTCGACACCTCGAAGCTGACGTACGCCCAGTACGCCGACGTGTTCCGCCAGTCGGTGCGGGAGTACGACGACGTCATCGGCACGTCCGACCCGGACCTGTCGGCGTTCCGCCGCGCCGGCGGCAAGCTGATCACGTTCGTGGGCGCGAACGACCAGCTGATCCCGCCGGGCGGCACGCTGTCCTACCGCCGGCAGGTCGAGCGGACGATGGGCGGTGCGCAGCGGGTGAACGACTTCTACCGGCTGTTCTCCGCCCCGGGCGTCGAGCACTGCTTCGGCGGTGGCGGCCCGGAGCCGACGAACGCGCTCGGGCAGCTGGTCGGCTGGGTCGAGCACGGCCAGGCCCCGGTCACGCTCACGGCGGCGTCCGCGGACGGCAAGACCCGCGACCTGTGCCCGCTCCCGTCGGTCTCGCGGTACGACGGCCACGGTGACCCGGCGGTGGCGTCGAGCTACCGCTGCCGCTGA
- a CDS encoding AAA family ATPase, which translates to MALHGREAELKELGELVDGPEERVGVVVRGEAGIGKSALVASAAAAASVAGLRVLRTAGAEAEQNLAYAGLHQLLHPVRAGVAELPAPQRDALRTALGLAEGVSPSAYLVGLATLTLLAEEAVAKPLLLVAEDAQWLDRASADVLAFVARRIETEPIVLVATLRDGVASPLLEAGLAPMVLERLGADDAADLLDAVAPGLAPAVRTRLLTEAAGHPLALTELPAGLAGFDGLDPVLPLTERLERTFTARVTGLPEVTRTALLVAALNETTSLAETLAATGSLLATDAGPAPTSCPHVEPEILAPAVEARLIEFSAGTVTFRHPLMRSAIPAAATPTDRRRAHLALAEALRDQPDRRAWHQAAASAGPDETVARALESTADRARYRGGAAAAIAALEQAARLSEHDGTRTERLLKAAELAVESGRRETAERLVHAAKPANKRHRATASRLLSEFEDGVREDPARVAELAVTAEHAANDGETDAAVRILWSAAMRCFWTEPGDAARKALLDVADRLPVPDDDPRVVAVTAYVAPFERGEAVLTNLRKLAGATGADPEVDRYLGSAALQVGAFDLAARFSAAAAPGLRAQGRLGALPRALAVQAWSRVRLGDLAAAVPVAAEAARFAGETGQPFMYGLATAVQAEIAALRGDHKQAKTLAAEAERAGLAAGARPVLATVQLTRGLIALSEGRFDDAFADLRRMLDPADPTYQLALRAYCVPELAEAAVRAGQTGALRGILAELECLRTPSPALHIGLRYARAVLDPSDERFAEALRADLAGWPAERGRVHLAFGEWLRRQRRVVESRTHLRTARETFDALGMTAWAERARGELRGAGESSPNRGPDAREKLTPHELSIAQLAADGLTNREIGQRLYLSHRTVGTHLHRIFPKLGVSSRADLAGMLKTLEG; encoded by the coding sequence ATGGCGCTGCACGGGCGGGAAGCCGAGCTGAAGGAGCTGGGCGAGCTCGTCGACGGTCCCGAAGAACGCGTCGGCGTCGTCGTCCGCGGCGAAGCGGGCATCGGCAAGTCGGCGCTGGTCGCTTCGGCGGCGGCAGCGGCGTCGGTCGCCGGGCTGCGCGTGCTGCGGACGGCGGGGGCCGAAGCCGAGCAGAACCTCGCGTACGCCGGGCTGCACCAGCTGCTCCACCCGGTCCGGGCGGGGGTGGCGGAGCTGCCCGCGCCGCAGCGCGACGCGTTGCGGACCGCTTTGGGGCTGGCGGAGGGTGTTTCGCCGAGTGCGTACCTGGTCGGGCTCGCAACGCTGACGCTGCTGGCCGAGGAGGCGGTCGCGAAGCCGTTGCTGCTGGTGGCGGAGGACGCGCAGTGGCTGGATCGGGCCAGTGCCGACGTCCTGGCGTTCGTGGCGCGGCGGATCGAGACCGAGCCGATCGTCCTGGTGGCGACGCTCCGCGACGGCGTTGCGTCCCCGCTGCTCGAGGCCGGGCTGGCACCGATGGTCCTGGAGCGGCTGGGGGCGGACGACGCGGCGGACCTGCTGGACGCGGTCGCGCCGGGCTTGGCACCGGCGGTCCGCACGCGGCTGCTGACGGAGGCGGCGGGGCACCCCCTGGCGTTGACGGAGCTGCCGGCCGGGCTGGCCGGCTTCGACGGGCTCGATCCGGTGCTGCCGCTGACGGAACGCCTGGAGAGGACGTTCACGGCACGGGTGACGGGGCTGCCGGAAGTGACGCGAACGGCATTGCTGGTGGCGGCGCTGAACGAGACGACATCGCTGGCGGAGACCTTGGCGGCGACGGGCTCGCTGCTGGCGACGGACGCCGGGCCGGCGCCCACCTCGTGCCCCCACGTCGAGCCGGAAATCCTCGCCCCCGCCGTCGAAGCCCGCTTGATCGAATTCTCCGCCGGGACCGTCACCTTCCGCCACCCGCTCATGCGCTCGGCCATCCCCGCGGCCGCCACCCCGACCGACCGCCGGCGGGCCCACCTGGCCCTCGCCGAGGCCCTCCGCGACCAGCCCGACCGGCGCGCCTGGCACCAAGCCGCCGCGAGTGCCGGGCCCGATGAAACCGTGGCCCGCGCACTCGAAAGCACCGCCGACCGGGCCCGCTACCGGGGTGGGGCCGCCGCTGCCATCGCCGCTCTCGAACAGGCCGCCCGGCTCAGCGAACACGACGGCACCCGGACCGAACGGCTGCTCAAAGCCGCCGAGCTGGCCGTCGAGTCCGGACGTCGCGAGACCGCCGAACGGCTCGTCCACGCCGCGAAACCGGCGAACAAACGCCACCGCGCCACCGCGAGCCGGCTGCTCAGCGAGTTCGAAGACGGCGTTCGCGAAGACCCCGCGCGCGTCGCCGAACTCGCCGTCACCGCCGAACACGCCGCGAACGACGGGGAAACCGATGCCGCCGTGCGGATCCTCTGGAGCGCCGCCATGCGGTGCTTCTGGACCGAACCCGGTGACGCCGCTCGGAAAGCCCTGCTCGACGTCGCCGATCGGCTGCCCGTCCCCGATGACGATCCGCGCGTCGTGGCCGTCACCGCCTATGTCGCTCCCTTCGAGCGCGGCGAAGCCGTCCTGACGAACCTCCGGAAGCTCGCCGGGGCGACCGGGGCCGATCCCGAGGTCGACCGGTACCTGGGCAGCGCCGCCCTGCAGGTCGGCGCCTTCGACCTCGCCGCCCGCTTCTCCGCGGCCGCCGCACCCGGCCTGCGCGCGCAAGGACGGCTGGGGGCGCTGCCGCGGGCGCTCGCCGTCCAGGCGTGGAGCCGCGTGCGGCTCGGGGACCTCGCCGCCGCGGTGCCCGTCGCCGCCGAAGCCGCGCGGTTCGCCGGTGAGACCGGCCAGCCGTTCATGTACGGCCTGGCCACCGCCGTCCAGGCCGAGATCGCCGCCCTGCGCGGCGACCACAAGCAGGCGAAAACCCTGGCCGCCGAGGCCGAACGCGCCGGGCTCGCCGCGGGCGCCCGGCCGGTGCTCGCCACCGTCCAGCTCACGCGGGGGCTGATCGCCCTGAGCGAGGGCCGCTTCGACGACGCCTTCGCCGACCTGCGGCGGATGCTCGACCCGGCCGACCCCACCTACCAGCTCGCCCTGCGCGCGTACTGCGTGCCGGAACTCGCCGAGGCCGCCGTCCGGGCCGGGCAGACCGGCGCCCTGCGCGGCATCCTCGCCGAACTGGAGTGCCTGAGGACGCCGTCGCCCGCCCTGCACATCGGCCTGCGGTACGCGCGGGCCGTGCTCGACCCGAGTGACGAGCGGTTCGCCGAAGCGCTGCGGGCCGACCTGGCCGGCTGGCCCGCCGAACGCGGCCGCGTCCACCTGGCCTTCGGCGAATGGCTGCGGCGGCAGCGGCGGGTCGTCGAATCGCGGACGCACCTGCGGACCGCCCGCGAGACGTTCGACGCCCTCGGCATGACGGCCTGGGCCGAGCGCGCGCGGGGTGAGCTGCGCGGCGCGGGCGAGTCGAGCCCGAACCGCGGCCCGGACGCGCGTGAGAAGCTGACCCCGCACGAGCTGAGCATCGCCCAGCTGGCCGCCGACGGGCTGACGAACCGCGAGATCGGGCAGCGGCTGTACCTTTCGCACCGGACCGTCGGCACCCATCTGCACCGGATCTTCCCCAAGCTGGGCGTGAGCTCCCGGGCCGACCTCGCCGGGATGCTGAAGACCCTCGAAGGGTGA
- a CDS encoding alpha/beta fold hydrolase: MISRRRFGQAFAAGLAATSLAACSSNATAPAAAPSTTPDLRAGSGEHTSLGEVKHVDAGVLNMAYYESGPSAGQPVVLLHGWPYDPYSYVDVAPILAAAGHRVIVPFLRGYGPTTFKSAQTVRNGQQAAVALDVVALMDALRIDKAVLGGYDWGSRTVDIIAALFPERCQAVVAVSGYIVTNLVANRKPLAPQAELGWWYQYYFATERGRAGYAANRHDFNKLIWKTASPAWHFDDATYDRSAAAFDNPDHVDIVVHNYRWRLGLAPGEPQYEAYEQKLAAGPAITVPAITIASDFDGAAKDGKAYRSKYTGRYEHRILDGIGHNVPQEAPRPFAQAILDAARQ; the protein is encoded by the coding sequence ATGATCAGCAGGAGAAGGTTCGGGCAGGCGTTCGCGGCGGGGCTGGCGGCGACCTCCTTGGCGGCCTGCTCGTCGAACGCCACCGCCCCCGCCGCGGCGCCGTCGACGACCCCTGACCTGCGGGCCGGGTCGGGTGAGCACACCTCGCTCGGCGAGGTCAAGCACGTCGACGCCGGGGTGCTGAACATGGCGTACTACGAGTCCGGGCCGTCGGCCGGGCAGCCCGTCGTGCTCCTGCACGGCTGGCCGTACGACCCGTACAGCTACGTCGACGTCGCCCCGATCCTGGCCGCGGCCGGCCACCGGGTGATCGTCCCGTTCCTGCGCGGCTACGGCCCGACGACGTTCAAGTCGGCGCAGACCGTCCGCAACGGCCAGCAAGCGGCGGTCGCGCTCGACGTCGTCGCCCTGATGGACGCGCTCAGGATCGACAAGGCCGTCCTCGGCGGCTACGACTGGGGTTCGCGGACGGTCGACATCATCGCCGCGCTCTTCCCGGAGCGCTGCCAGGCCGTCGTCGCGGTGAGCGGCTACATCGTCACGAACCTGGTGGCGAACCGGAAGCCCCTGGCACCACAAGCGGAACTCGGCTGGTGGTACCAGTACTACTTCGCGACCGAGCGTGGCCGCGCCGGCTACGCGGCCAACCGCCACGACTTCAACAAGCTGATCTGGAAGACGGCGTCCCCGGCGTGGCACTTCGACGACGCGACCTACGACCGCAGCGCGGCGGCCTTCGACAACCCCGACCACGTCGACATCGTCGTCCACAACTACCGCTGGCGCCTCGGCCTCGCCCCGGGCGAGCCGCAGTACGAGGCGTACGAACAAAAGCTGGCGGCGGGCCCCGCCATCACGGTCCCGGCGATCACGATCGCCAGCGACTTCGACGGCGCGGCCAAGGACGGCAAGGCCTACCGGTCGAAGTACACCGGCCGGTACGAGCACCGGATCCTCGACGGCATCGGCCACAACGTCCCGCAGGAGGCGCCGCGCCCGTTCGCCCAGGCGATCCTGGACGCCGCCCGGCAGTGA
- a CDS encoding organic hydroperoxide resistance protein, translated as MSEVTYTAVATSTAEGRNGGRATSDDGELDVTLAVPKAFGGAGDGTNPEQLFAAGWASCFVGAVRRVAGAKKVPLTDLAVVAEVTLHHDSEANEFRLSAVLHLEASGIDQATADELVTGAHQVCPYSKATRGNIEVTLDATVA; from the coding sequence ATGTCCGAAGTGACCTACACCGCCGTCGCCACCTCCACCGCGGAGGGCCGCAACGGCGGCCGCGCGACCTCCGACGACGGCGAGCTCGACGTCACGCTCGCCGTGCCCAAGGCTTTCGGCGGCGCGGGCGACGGGACGAACCCGGAGCAGCTGTTCGCCGCGGGCTGGGCGTCGTGCTTCGTCGGCGCGGTGCGCCGGGTCGCGGGCGCGAAGAAGGTGCCGCTGACCGACCTCGCCGTCGTCGCCGAGGTGACGTTGCACCACGACTCGGAAGCGAACGAGTTCCGGCTGAGCGCGGTCCTGCACCTGGAGGCGTCGGGCATCGACCAGGCCACGGCCGACGAGCTGGTCACCGGCGCGCACCAGGTGTGCCCGTACTCGAAGGCGACGCGCGGCAACATCGAGGTCACCCTCGACGCCACGGTCGCCTGA
- a CDS encoding ABC-F family ATP-binding cassette domain-containing protein — protein MPEIVLSGLSFSWPDDTPVFDHLSATFPGGRTGLVAPNGAGKTTLLKLVAGVLKPSAGSVTADGVLGYLPQDLPLSGEPSVAEVLGVAPVLHAIAAVESGDAGEAHFTTIGTDWDIEERTRAQLDRLGLDVALDRSLGTLSGGQIVSLGLAAQLLKRPDVLLLDEPTNNLDLDARHKLYAVLDDWSGCLVVVSHDRALLDRMDRIAELDRGEIRFHGGNFTAYEEAVEAAREVAEKNVRSAEQEVKREKREMQQARERAARRASTASRNLGNAGLPKIFAGTMKRNAQESAGKADGTHAARVGAAKAKLDQAERARRDERKISLELPRTEVPAGRTLFAGEGLRARGLFPAGVDLAIRGPERIALTGPNGAGKSTLLRLVQGDLAPDSGSVSRADGRIAFLSQRLDLLDDDRTVAENLAAAAPALPPSHRMNLLARFLFRGSRAHLPVGVLSGGERLRATLACVLFAEPAPQLLLLDEPTNNLDLVSTGQLESALTAFRGAFVVVSHDERFLAGIGIDRWLRLADGDLHG, from the coding sequence ATGCCCGAAATCGTGCTGTCCGGCCTGTCCTTCTCCTGGCCCGACGACACCCCCGTCTTCGACCACCTGTCCGCCACGTTCCCCGGCGGCCGCACCGGGCTCGTCGCCCCGAACGGCGCCGGCAAGACGACGTTGCTGAAGCTCGTCGCCGGAGTCCTGAAGCCGTCGGCGGGCAGCGTCACCGCCGACGGTGTCCTCGGCTACCTGCCGCAGGACCTGCCGCTCAGCGGCGAGCCGTCGGTCGCCGAAGTCCTCGGCGTCGCCCCGGTTCTGCACGCCATCGCGGCCGTCGAGTCCGGTGACGCCGGCGAGGCGCACTTCACCACCATCGGCACCGACTGGGACATCGAGGAACGCACGCGCGCCCAGCTCGACCGGCTCGGCCTCGACGTGGCGCTCGACCGTTCGCTGGGCACGCTGTCCGGCGGTCAGATCGTCTCGCTGGGGCTGGCCGCGCAGCTGCTCAAGCGGCCGGACGTGCTGCTGCTCGACGAGCCGACCAACAACCTCGACCTCGACGCGCGGCACAAGCTGTACGCCGTGCTCGACGACTGGTCCGGCTGTCTCGTCGTGGTCAGCCACGACCGTGCGCTGCTCGACCGGATGGACCGGATCGCCGAGCTCGACCGCGGCGAGATCCGGTTCCACGGCGGGAACTTCACGGCGTACGAAGAAGCCGTCGAGGCCGCGCGGGAGGTCGCCGAGAAGAACGTCCGCAGCGCCGAGCAGGAGGTCAAGCGGGAGAAGCGGGAGATGCAGCAGGCCCGCGAGCGCGCCGCCCGCCGCGCGAGCACGGCGTCGCGCAATCTCGGCAACGCCGGGCTACCGAAGATCTTCGCCGGCACCATGAAACGCAACGCCCAGGAGTCGGCGGGCAAGGCGGACGGCACGCACGCGGCACGCGTGGGCGCGGCCAAGGCCAAGCTCGACCAGGCCGAGCGGGCGCGGCGCGACGAGCGGAAGATCAGCCTGGAGCTGCCACGGACGGAGGTCCCGGCGGGCCGCACGCTCTTCGCCGGCGAGGGCCTGCGGGCGCGCGGCCTCTTCCCGGCCGGCGTCGACCTGGCGATCCGCGGCCCCGAGCGGATCGCGCTCACCGGGCCCAACGGCGCCGGGAAGTCCACCCTGCTGCGGCTGGTGCAGGGCGATCTCGCGCCGGACAGCGGTTCCGTCTCGCGGGCCGACGGGCGGATCGCGTTCCTCTCCCAGCGTCTCGACCTCTTGGACGACGACCGCACGGTGGCCGAAAACCTGGCCGCCGCCGCTCCCGCGTTGCCGCCGTCGCACCGGATGAACCTGCTGGCCCGCTTCCTGTTCCGCGGCTCGCGCGCGCACCTGCCGGTCGGCGTTCTTTCGGGCGGGGAACGGCTGCGCGCCACGCTGGCCTGCGTCCTGTTCGCCGAACCGGCGCCGCAGCTGCTGTTGCTCGACGAGCCCACGAACAACCTCGACCTCGTCAGCACGGGACAGCTGGAGAGCGCGCTGACGGCGTTCCGCGGCGCGTTCGTCGTCGTCAGCCACGACGAGCGGTTCCTCGCCGGGATCGGGATCGACCGGTGGCTGCGGCTGGCGGACGGTGACTTACACGGGTGA
- a CDS encoding DUF4383 domain-containing protein, whose translation MTTEVRSRRSAARTAALVFGIAFLLVGVLGFVPGITAGYADLHFAGHESGARLFGVFTVSVLHNLVHLVFGVLGVLAARANGGSRAFLMIGGGVYVLLFVFGLAMNHDTPANFIPVDDAGDWLHLGLGVAMIAAGIATTAADRKRGRYPEPEIQGH comes from the coding sequence ATGACGACGGAAGTCCGGTCACGGCGGAGCGCGGCGCGGACCGCCGCCCTGGTGTTCGGGATCGCGTTCCTGCTGGTGGGGGTGCTGGGGTTCGTGCCGGGGATCACCGCGGGGTACGCGGACCTGCACTTCGCCGGCCATGAGTCGGGGGCGCGCCTGTTCGGCGTGTTCACCGTTTCCGTGCTGCACAACCTGGTCCACCTGGTGTTCGGGGTGCTCGGCGTGCTGGCCGCCCGCGCCAACGGCGGTTCGCGGGCGTTCCTGATGATCGGCGGCGGGGTCTACGTGCTGCTCTTCGTGTTCGGGCTGGCGATGAACCACGACACGCCGGCCAACTTCATCCCGGTCGACGACGCCGGCGACTGGCTGCACCTCGGCCTCGGCGTCGCGATGATCGCCGCGGGGATCGCGACGACGGCGGCCGACCGGAAGCGGGGCCGCTATCCCGAGCCGGAGATCCAGGGGCACTGA
- the larC gene encoding nickel pincer cofactor biosynthesis protein LarC has translation MTVAWIDAGNGCAGDMLLAALVDAGADFGTIVEGLARLRVDDVRLTEQVVRRHGLRARRMVVEAPETRHARHLPEILGLIAAAALPDAAERFATKVFDTLADAEATVHGIDRERVHFHEVGALDAIVDIVGCALGLDALGLLDATVTVSPIAVGGGTVTAAHGRLTVPPPAVLALLTGAAAPIATHPATRELCTPTGAALLVTLADAYGPMPACVPVKVGVGAGTADPPGHANIVRVVVGSASEPDRTWVRATMTVVETTVDDLDPRLWPDVLAALREAGAADAWCAPVTAPKGRPGMVLTALAADDRVDGVCAAVFAHTSTLGVRLSPVERRSLPRDSVVVDYRGRPVSVKRGYLNGIVVTAQPEYEEVKAAAVATGQPLRRVLEEVRAAARS, from the coding sequence CGGACTTCGGCACGATCGTCGAGGGCCTGGCGCGGCTGCGCGTCGACGACGTCCGGCTCACCGAGCAGGTGGTACGGCGGCACGGGCTGCGCGCGCGGCGGATGGTCGTCGAGGCGCCCGAGACGCGGCACGCCCGCCACCTCCCGGAGATCCTCGGCCTGATCGCCGCCGCCGCGCTGCCCGATGCCGCGGAACGCTTCGCCACCAAGGTGTTCGACACGCTCGCGGACGCGGAAGCCACCGTGCACGGCATCGACCGCGAACGCGTGCACTTCCACGAAGTCGGCGCGCTGGACGCGATCGTCGACATCGTGGGGTGCGCGCTCGGCCTGGACGCGCTGGGCCTGCTGGACGCGACCGTGACGGTGTCGCCGATCGCCGTCGGCGGGGGCACGGTGACCGCGGCGCACGGCCGGCTGACCGTGCCGCCCCCGGCGGTGCTCGCGCTGCTCACCGGGGCGGCCGCGCCGATCGCCACGCACCCCGCGACGCGGGAGCTGTGCACGCCGACGGGGGCCGCGCTGCTCGTCACGCTGGCGGACGCGTACGGCCCGATGCCGGCCTGCGTGCCGGTCAAGGTCGGCGTCGGCGCGGGCACGGCCGACCCGCCGGGGCACGCGAACATCGTCCGCGTGGTCGTCGGCTCGGCTTCGGAGCCGGACCGGACGTGGGTGCGCGCGACGATGACCGTCGTCGAAACGACGGTCGACGACCTCGATCCGCGGCTGTGGCCCGATGTCCTGGCGGCCCTGCGCGAAGCGGGCGCGGCCGACGCGTGGTGCGCGCCGGTGACCGCGCCGAAGGGCCGGCCGGGCATGGTACTGACGGCGCTGGCGGCGGACGACCGCGTCGACGGCGTCTGCGCGGCGGTGTTCGCCCACACCTCGACGCTGGGCGTGCGGCTGTCCCCGGTCGAGCGGCGGTCACTGCCGCGCGACAGCGTCGTCGTGGACTACCGCGGGCGCCCGGTGAGCGTGAAACGCGGGTACCTGAACGGGATCGTCGTGACCGCGCAGCCGGAGTACGAGGAAGTGAAGGCCGCCGCGGTCGCCACCGGGCAGCCGCTGCGCCGGGTGCTGGAAGAAGTGCGCGCGGCCGCGCGGTCCTGA